The Argentina anserina chromosome 3, drPotAnse1.1, whole genome shotgun sequence genome includes a region encoding these proteins:
- the LOC126787086 gene encoding dual specificity protein phosphatase 1-like has translation MARRSGQSGFIVKHKRPTLSTNWDFNFPDAVAAAAPPHVPRFEELDTTNMLLLQRIIFLGSQVSPSLGDIRWMNPSGRSFGVFISHGLFLGSIGATHNRDELNNLNFTHILTVASSLAPTYSNEYVYLKQQFDECFNYIEEAKRSGSVLVHCFVGKSRSVTIVLAYLMKRHGMSLNEALEHVRSRRPRASPNASFLTSSMKSHCF, from the exons ATGGCGCGTCGGTCTGGTCAAAGCGGCTTCATTGTCAAGCACAAGAGACCCACCTTGTCCACCAATTGGGATTTTAATTTCCCAGAtgctgttgctgctgctgctccaCCACACGTCCCCAGATTCGAAGAGCTTGACACCACCAACATGCTTCTCCTCCAAAGAATCATCTTCTTGGGCTCTCAGgtctctccctctcttgg GGACATCCGATGGATGAATCCCTCAGGAA GGTCTTTTGGTGTCTTCATTTCGCATGGTCTCTTCTTGGGTTCAATTGGAGCTACACATAACAGAGATGAACTTAACAATTTGAACTTCACTCACATTTTGACCGTGGCTAGTTCATTGGCTCCTACTTATTCAAATGAATATGTGT ACCTAAAACAACAATTTGATGAATGTTTCAATTATATTGAAGAAGCTAAAAGATCTGGTAGTGTGTTGGTTCATTGCTTTGTGGGAAAATCTAGGAG TGTGACTATTGTTCTTGCTTATCTGATGAAAAGACATGGTATGAGTCTAAATGAAGCTCTTGAACATGTGCGGAGCAGACGACCACGGGCATCTCCCAATGCCAGTTTCCTCACTTCCTCCATGAAATCACATTGCTTCTAA